One genomic segment of Candidatus Methylomirabilota bacterium includes these proteins:
- a CDS encoding extracellular solute-binding protein, with the protein MRGTVRRGWWAALMVVAGFGSLSASGAGAQGKPEDSVVVYSAADADMVNAMVTAFQQKHPGVKVSTVVAGTGEVIKRVEAEQARPLGDVLWSVGPEAIGGKKALFAPYVSREAGAFFPGYLPADQIWTPFTTMPYIIMYNKKLVSDAEAPKAWKDVLDPKWKGKVAYADATKSGSSYTLLVTWLTIYGKNDAGWKFVEDVLRQSKVLPKSSMTYQMVANGEIPIGLTFEQAAFDYLKSGAPVGLVYPSEGTAVTLDGSALIKNAPHPNAARLFLDFTVTREAQDLIVEKFGRRSVRRDVGSPAALPPLDKIKAINYDFQYAADNRTQLLKRFQDTLIKTQ; encoded by the coding sequence ATGCGAGGCACGGTGCGGCGGGGGTGGTGGGCGGCACTGATGGTGGTCGCGGGCTTCGGCAGCCTCTCGGCGAGCGGGGCCGGGGCCCAGGGCAAGCCCGAGGATTCGGTCGTCGTGTACTCGGCGGCCGACGCGGACATGGTCAACGCGATGGTGACGGCCTTCCAGCAGAAGCACCCGGGCGTCAAGGTCTCCACGGTGGTGGCCGGGACGGGGGAAGTCATCAAGCGGGTCGAGGCGGAGCAGGCCCGCCCGCTCGGCGACGTGCTCTGGAGCGTCGGCCCGGAGGCGATCGGCGGGAAGAAGGCGCTGTTCGCCCCGTACGTGAGCCGCGAGGCCGGCGCCTTCTTCCCGGGCTACCTGCCGGCGGATCAGATCTGGACGCCGTTCACCACCATGCCGTACATCATCATGTACAACAAGAAGCTCGTCAGCGACGCCGAAGCGCCGAAGGCGTGGAAGGACGTCCTGGATCCCAAGTGGAAGGGGAAGGTGGCGTACGCCGACGCGACGAAGTCCGGGTCGTCCTACACGCTCCTGGTGACCTGGCTCACGATCTACGGGAAGAACGACGCCGGCTGGAAGTTCGTGGAGGACGTCCTCCGTCAATCCAAGGTCCTCCCGAAGTCCAGCATGACCTACCAGATGGTCGCCAACGGGGAGATCCCGATCGGCCTCACCTTCGAGCAGGCGGCCTTCGACTACCTGAAGAGCGGCGCGCCGGTCGGGCTCGTGTACCCCTCGGAGGGGACGGCGGTCACGCTGGACGGCAGCGCCCTCATCAAGAACGCCCCGCACCCCAACGCGGCCCGGCTGTTCCTGGACTTCACCGTCACCCGGGAGGCGCAGGACCTCATCGTCGAGAAGTTCGGGCGCCGTTCGGTGCGCCGGGACGTCGGCTCGCCGGCCGCCCTGCCGCCGCTCGACAAGATCAAGGCGATCAACTACGACTTCCAGTACGCGGCGGACAACCGCACGCAGCTCTTGAAGCGGTTCCAGGACACGCTGATCAAGACCCAGTGA
- a CDS encoding ABC transporter ATP-binding protein: MTRVRIDGVVKRFAESTALDGVSLELVPGELFTLLGPSGCGKTTLLRIVAGLLPQDAGSVAFDGVPVDAVPAYERNIGVVFQSYAIFPHLPVRENIAYGLRARGLPADAVTARVREAAHLVQLEPLLARMPAALSGGQQQRVVLARALVIEPRLLLMDEPLSNLDARLRRDMRALIRRIQRELGITTLYVTHDQEEALAISDTIAVMDRGRVLQTGRPWEVYLAPRSRFVAEFLGSMNVVPGRVLARAPGDAWVTVETACGAPWRILDGGRLPATGTVQLGVRPESLRLEPPAGSPETWNEARGTVTEVTYLGSVVRYQVRVADGLLLTAEAHDPDFTRLRAVGDPASLWCAADRIFFLPADS; encoded by the coding sequence ATGACGCGGGTCCGCATCGACGGGGTGGTCAAGCGCTTCGCCGAGAGCACGGCGCTGGACGGGGTCAGCCTCGAGCTCGTGCCGGGCGAGCTCTTCACCCTGCTCGGCCCCAGCGGGTGCGGCAAGACGACGCTCCTCAGGATCGTCGCCGGCCTGCTCCCCCAGGACGCCGGCTCGGTCGCCTTCGACGGGGTCCCGGTCGACGCCGTGCCGGCCTACGAGCGGAACATCGGCGTGGTGTTCCAGAGCTACGCCATCTTCCCCCACCTGCCTGTGCGGGAGAACATCGCCTACGGGCTCCGGGCCCGGGGCCTCCCGGCCGACGCCGTGACGGCCAGGGTCAGGGAGGCGGCCCACCTGGTTCAGCTCGAGCCCCTGCTGGCCCGGATGCCGGCTGCGCTCTCCGGCGGGCAGCAGCAGCGGGTGGTGCTGGCGCGGGCGCTCGTCATCGAGCCCCGGCTCCTCCTCATGGACGAGCCGCTCTCCAACCTGGACGCGCGGCTCCGGCGCGACATGCGAGCGCTCATCCGGCGCATTCAGCGCGAGCTCGGGATCACCACCCTCTACGTGACCCACGACCAGGAGGAAGCCCTGGCCATCTCCGACACCATCGCGGTGATGGATCGGGGCCGCGTCCTCCAGACCGGAAGGCCGTGGGAGGTCTACCTGGCTCCGCGGAGCCGCTTCGTGGCCGAGTTCCTCGGGAGCATGAACGTCGTCCCCGGGCGCGTGCTGGCCCGGGCGCCCGGCGACGCGTGGGTCACGGTCGAGACGGCGTGCGGCGCGCCCTGGCGGATCCTGGACGGGGGCCGGCTGCCGGCGACCGGAACGGTGCAACTCGGCGTCCGGCCCGAGTCGCTGCGCTTGGAGCCGCCGGCCGGGTCTCCAGAGACCTGGAACGAGGCGCGGGGCACGGTGACCGAGGTGACGTACCTCGGCTCGGTGGTCCGCTACCAGGTGCGGGTGGCTGACGGCCTCCTCCTCACGGCCGAGGCTCACGATCCCGACTTCACGCGGCTGCGCGCGGTCGGCGATCCGGCGAGCCTCTGGTGCGCGGCGGACCGGATCTTCTTTCTCCCGGCCGACTCGTGA
- a CDS encoding iron ABC transporter permease, which produces MIASIGKRGRDGWSLVSGLAFLTVLLFLAWPIGEVLLTSLSGDGGRLGLAPNYQRVFTHRYYYGSLVNSLLLSTVATLGAVLIGTPLAVAVSRHPVPGKVLIRTAANLTLLSPPFIGAYSWVVLFGRNGLANQWLQPLGWSLPPIYGYGGILLVFVVQYFPFVFLLVSGALRSVDQSIEDAALSLGSRPRRAFFTAILPVIAPSLTAGALLVFMATMADFGTPMIIGEGLRTLPTLMYGEFINELGGNPSMASTLGSLLILINTTALMAQRYFAFRKAYNVVCLQPLGLRPLEPGRRWLVTTLIYVVVAVALMPAATIVVSSFMPTRGPVMYAGLSLGNYRTVLHLVPRAIVNTLVLTAAAVLLDVGLGMLISYLLARRRSRAHALLDALVMLAYAIPGTVVGVGLIIVYNRPPLVLTGTWAILLISYFIRHLPYPVRACTAMLQQIDVRVEEASISLGVPPFRTFCRVTVPLMFPAIVSGATLAWITTVGELSSSILLYSGPWATMSVEIFTQVFSNHFGTASALATILIVAAVIPLFLAYRVLGERSVVAL; this is translated from the coding sequence GTGATTGCGTCGATAGGCAAGCGGGGGCGGGACGGCTGGTCGCTCGTCAGCGGCCTAGCCTTCCTCACGGTCCTCCTCTTCCTGGCCTGGCCGATCGGCGAGGTGCTGCTCACGAGCCTCTCGGGCGACGGTGGGCGGCTCGGGCTGGCCCCGAACTACCAGCGCGTCTTCACCCACCGGTACTATTACGGCAGCCTTGTCAACAGCCTCCTCCTGAGTACGGTCGCCACGCTGGGCGCCGTCCTGATCGGGACACCGCTCGCCGTCGCGGTGAGCCGCCATCCCGTCCCCGGCAAGGTCCTGATCCGGACCGCGGCCAACCTGACCCTCCTGTCGCCGCCCTTCATCGGCGCCTACTCCTGGGTCGTCCTGTTCGGGCGGAACGGCCTCGCCAACCAGTGGCTCCAGCCGCTCGGCTGGAGCCTGCCGCCGATCTACGGCTACGGGGGGATCCTCCTGGTCTTCGTCGTCCAGTACTTCCCCTTCGTGTTCCTCCTGGTCTCCGGGGCGCTCCGGTCGGTGGACCAGTCGATCGAGGACGCGGCGCTGAGCCTCGGCTCCCGGCCCCGGCGGGCCTTCTTCACGGCAATCCTGCCGGTGATCGCGCCGTCGCTGACGGCCGGAGCGCTCCTGGTGTTCATGGCCACCATGGCGGACTTCGGGACACCGATGATCATCGGCGAGGGCTTGCGGACGCTGCCGACCCTGATGTACGGCGAGTTCATCAACGAGCTGGGCGGCAACCCGTCCATGGCCAGCACGCTCGGGAGCCTGCTGATCCTCATCAACACGACGGCGCTCATGGCTCAGCGGTACTTCGCCTTCCGGAAGGCGTACAACGTCGTCTGCCTCCAGCCCCTCGGTCTCCGGCCGCTCGAACCCGGCCGGCGGTGGCTGGTCACGACCCTGATCTACGTGGTGGTGGCCGTCGCCCTCATGCCGGCGGCCACCATCGTCGTCTCGTCCTTCATGCCGACGCGGGGTCCGGTCATGTACGCCGGCCTGAGCCTGGGGAACTACCGCACGGTGCTCCACCTCGTCCCCCGGGCGATCGTCAACACCCTCGTCCTCACCGCCGCGGCCGTGCTCCTCGACGTCGGCCTGGGCATGCTGATCAGCTATCTCCTGGCGCGCCGCCGCTCGCGGGCCCACGCGTTGCTCGATGCGCTGGTCATGCTGGCCTATGCGATCCCGGGAACGGTCGTGGGGGTGGGCCTGATCATCGTCTACAACCGGCCGCCCCTGGTCCTGACCGGCACCTGGGCCATCCTGCTGATCTCGTACTTCATCCGACACCTGCCGTATCCCGTCCGCGCGTGCACGGCCATGCTCCAGCAGATCGACGTGCGGGTCGAGGAAGCCTCGATCAGCCTGGGGGTGCCGCCCTTCCGGACGTTCTGCCGGGTGACGGTGCCGCTGATGTTCCCCGCCATCGTGTCCGGCGCGACGCTGGCCTGGATCACGACGGTGGGGGAGCTGAGCTCGTCGATCCTGCTCTATTCGGGGCCCTGGGCGACGATGTCGGTGGAGATCTTCACCCAGGTCTTCAGCAACCACTTCGGGACCGCCTCGGCGCTGGCCACGATCCTCATCGTGGCGGCCGTGATCCCGCTGTTCCTGGCCTATCGGGTCCTCGGGGAGCGCTCCGTCGTGGCCCTGTGA